The sequence TCCGATTCGGACTCCGACTCGGCGAGACTCACTGCCGACCGCCGCGGCAACTCAAAGAACGGGCTCAGCCAAGCTAGGGCTGAACTTAAAAAGAAAGAGGAGGAAGACAGGGAGCTCGCCTTCGAACGTACCCTGCGCAGCCGAGCCTTTAAAAAGGCGCCGGCTGCGGCGCCGGTGGTCAACGAGCCGACCCCCGCAATAAACATCGCAGACCCAGCCGACTTAAGCGCCGAGGAGCTCCGCGCGGAGGCTGGCCGAAATGCGGCCCAGATACGAGAGGTCGCTCTTAAATCCTCCAACTTGAAAGGAGGGTTTATTAAAAAGCTAAAGGACGCAGCGACCTCTCTGGAGGGTGTGGTCGAGGCCCTCGCCTCTCGGACGGAGGCCGAGGAGAGCAGGAGGCTCCGGGCGGATAACAACCGCCTGCACAGGGAGGTTGAAAACCTCAAGGCGGAGCTAAAGGCCCACCGCCGTGAGTACGCGGAGATGCGTACCACGGTGGCAGCGGCGACCGAGGCGGCCAACACCCCGCGAGGCGCTCCTTCGATGGAGGAGCTCAAGGACTTCATCGTCAGGTCGATCGGCGCGGCGATGAAGGACCAATTGGCGGGCCTGGAGGAGCGCCTCCCTGCGAGGATGCAGCGACCTCCCTCCGCGGCAGATAAACCGCAAGAGGTGACGCCGTCTCACGCGTCGGCGGCCCGTCAGCCGGCGATACCGAAAAAGGCCAGGAAAACGGCCCCACCAGTGGCACAATCGCCGACCGCAGGCCCTCCATGTGCGACGGTAAGCGCCCCGGTTGCACCGGCGACGTCCCAGACACCACCGAACAAGGTAACGTCCTGGTCCACGGTGGTGAAGAAGGGCAGGAAGGGGAGCAAGACCACCTCTTCCGCCGACGCTACGGCCGCAAAGGCGCCGCCGAAGACGCCCCAGCCAGCCAAATCGAAGCTGGCCACCCCTCGCTCGGCTGCAATCGTTCTCACGTTGCAGCCGGAAGCAGTAGGAAAGGGCGTCACCTACGCGCAGGTCCTGGAGAGAGCGGAGCAAAGTGTCAAGCTCCAGGACCTAGGAATCAGCGGTGGGCTGAAGGTGCGACGCACGGCGACCGGAGCCAGGGCTCTCGAGCTGCCGAAAGCCCAAGCGGAGCAGGCCGATAGGTTGGCGGCGAAGCTCCGCACAGTTCTCGACGGGGTCGCTGACGTAGTGCGCCCGGTCAAGAAGGCCGACCTGAAGGTGACGGGGCTCGACGACTCCGTCACCTTGGAGAAACTGGCCGCGGCGATCGCGCACGCCGGTGACTGCTCCTCCGGGGCGGTGAAGTGCGGAGTGATGCAGCGCGGACCCGGCTATATGGGGATGGTCCGCGTCACCTGCCCCCTCACGG is a genomic window of Vanessa atalanta unplaced genomic scaffold, ilVanAtal1.2, whole genome shotgun sequence containing:
- the LOC125076780 gene encoding translation initiation factor IF-2-like, producing the protein METASDASVRFVDHDDSDSDSDSARLTADRRGNSKNGLSQARAELKKKEEEDRELAFERTLRSRAFKKAPAAAPVVNEPTPAINIADPADLSAEELRAEAGRNAAQIREVALKSSNLKGGFIKKLKDAATSLEGVVEALASRTEAEESRRLRADNNRLHREVENLKAELKAHRREYAEMRTTVAAATEAANTPRGAPSMEELKDFIVRSIGAAMKDQLAGLEERLPARMQRPPSAADKPQEVTPSHASAARQPAIPKKARKTAPPVAQSPTAGPPCATVSAPVAPATSQTPPNKVTSWSTVVKKGRKGSKTTSSADATAAKAPPKTPQPAKSKLATPRSAAIVLTLQPEAVGKGVTYAQVLERAEQSVKLQDLGISGGLKVRRTATGARALELPKAQAEQADRLAAKLRTVLDGVADVVRPVKKADLKVTGLDDSVTLEKLAAAIAHAGDCSSGAVKCGVMQRGPGYMGMVRVTCPLTAAKKLAAAGRLLVGWSSAK